A DNA window from Streptomyces bacillaris contains the following coding sequences:
- a CDS encoding bifunctional DNA primase/polymerase — MGFTIGGIREKRSGVRRRGRGAEATAVAEYTGLWGWTVVPGTRARDGACSCGQPACPAPGAHPLGFAREVPAGTGVDAAADAWGEPPGASMLLPVGRAFDVLDVAEQAGRRALVRLERMGLPLGPVAVTPTGRAQFFVAPGAAAELPGLLYRMGWDDADLDLRALGPGTHITAPPSDLGGLGPVRWLRPPVLDTAAAPPQARLLLGTLAYSCHRS; from the coding sequence ATGGGCTTCACGATCGGCGGCATCCGTGAGAAACGTTCCGGCGTACGGCGGCGCGGCCGCGGCGCCGAGGCCACCGCGGTGGCCGAGTACACCGGGCTCTGGGGCTGGACCGTGGTGCCCGGCACCCGCGCCCGGGACGGCGCCTGTTCCTGCGGGCAGCCGGCCTGCCCCGCCCCCGGCGCCCATCCGCTGGGCTTCGCCCGGGAGGTCCCGGCGGGCACCGGCGTCGACGCGGCGGCGGACGCCTGGGGCGAGCCCCCGGGCGCCTCGATGCTGCTGCCGGTGGGCCGCGCCTTCGACGTGCTGGACGTCGCGGAGCAGGCCGGGCGGCGGGCGCTGGTGCGGCTGGAGCGGATGGGGCTGCCACTGGGCCCGGTGGCGGTGACGCCGACCGGCCGGGCACAGTTCTTCGTCGCCCCCGGGGCCGCCGCCGAACTGCCCGGCCTGCTCTACCGCATGGGCTGGGACGACGCGGACCTGGACCTGCGGGCGCTGGGGCCGGGCACGCACATCACCGCCCCGCCCTCCGACCTCGGCGGCCTCGGCCCGGTCCGCTGGCTGCGGCCGCCGGTGCTGGACACCGCCGCCGCTCCCCCGCAGGCCCGGCTGCTGCTGGGGACGCTGGCGTACAGCTGCCACCGGTCCTGA
- the ftsY gene encoding signal recognition particle-docking protein FtsY: protein MELVEIVILAVVIALAAVGLVGGLVVGSRKKKLPPPPPSTPTITPPAEPKVGEEAETPRDEARRTIDEVGLPDATAPAEEAPVVETPAPPALEVPEPTEGRLVRLRARLARSQNSLGKGLLTLLSRDNLDEDTWEEIEDTLLTADVGVAPTQELVERLRERVRVLGTRTPEELRALLREELITLLGPDLDREVRTEGGAETPGVVMVVGVNGTGKTTTTGKLARVLVADGRSVVLGAADTFRAAAADQLQTWGERVGARTVRGPEGGDPASIAYDAVKEGIAEGADVVLVDTAGRLHTKTGLMDELGKVKRVVEKHGPLDEVLLVLDATTGQNGLVQARVFAEVVDITGIVLTKLDGTAKGGIVIAVQRELGVPVKLIGLGEGPDDLAPFEPGAFVDALIGD from the coding sequence ATGGAACTCGTCGAAATCGTCATCCTCGCTGTAGTCATCGCCCTGGCCGCCGTCGGCCTGGTCGGCGGGCTCGTGGTCGGCAGCCGCAAGAAGAAGCTGCCGCCCCCGCCGCCGTCCACGCCGACCATCACTCCTCCCGCCGAGCCGAAGGTCGGCGAGGAGGCCGAGACGCCGCGCGACGAAGCGCGGCGCACCATCGACGAAGTCGGCCTCCCGGACGCCACCGCGCCCGCCGAGGAGGCCCCGGTCGTCGAGACCCCGGCGCCCCCGGCGCTGGAGGTCCCCGAGCCCACCGAGGGCCGGCTCGTCCGGCTGCGGGCCCGGCTCGCCCGCTCCCAGAACTCGCTGGGCAAGGGGCTGCTCACGCTGCTGTCCCGGGACAACCTGGACGAGGACACCTGGGAGGAGATCGAGGACACCCTCCTCACCGCCGACGTCGGCGTCGCCCCCACCCAGGAACTGGTCGAGCGGCTCCGCGAGCGCGTCCGCGTGCTCGGCACCCGCACCCCGGAGGAGCTGCGCGCCCTGCTGCGCGAAGAGCTGATCACCCTGCTCGGCCCGGACCTCGACCGCGAGGTCAGGACCGAGGGCGGCGCCGAGACCCCGGGCGTCGTCATGGTCGTCGGCGTCAACGGCACCGGCAAGACCACCACCACCGGCAAGCTGGCCCGGGTGCTCGTCGCGGACGGCCGCAGCGTGGTCCTCGGCGCGGCCGACACCTTCCGCGCCGCCGCCGCCGACCAGCTCCAGACCTGGGGCGAGCGCGTCGGAGCCCGTACGGTCCGCGGACCCGAGGGCGGCGACCCGGCCTCCATCGCGTACGACGCGGTCAAGGAGGGCATCGCGGAGGGGGCCGACGTGGTCCTCGTCGACACCGCCGGCCGGCTGCACACCAAGACCGGGCTCATGGACGAGCTGGGCAAGGTCAAGCGGGTCGTGGAGAAGCATGGTCCGCTGGACGAGGTGCTGCTCGTCCTGGACGCCACCACCGGGCAGAACGGCCTGGTGCAGGCCCGCGTCTTCGCGGAGGTCGTGGACATCACCGGCATCGTCCTCACCAAGCTCGACGGCACCGCCAAGGGCGGCATCGTCATCGCGGTCCAGCGCGAGCTGGGCGTCCCGGTGAAGCTGATCGGGCTGGGCGAGGGACCGGACGACCTGGCCCCGTTCGAGCCGGGCGCCTTCGTGGACGCCCTGATCGGCGACTGA
- a CDS encoding LLM class flavin-dependent oxidoreductase → MAFTVVRFNLVDPTATPVTLSARYRAALEMAAYADGHGLDTVQTEEHHGAANSWLPSPFTFAGAVFGATRRIAVTVSAVIGPLHDPLRLAEDIAVLDLLSAGRLVTVAGIGYRPEEYERAGVEWGRRGRLQDELLETLLAAWTGEPFPYRGRTVRVTPRPYTRPHPMLLVGGSSRAAARRAARLGLPLFPSAHLPELEAYYRERCAVHGTEGFCVMPAERTPLLHVSEDPERAWALYGEHLLHEARTYASWQSKDIRSAVRSAATTVAELREEGVYRIVTPGELAALEADSLVLHPLCGGMPVEEGWRSLRLFCEAVGEPAAPARE, encoded by the coding sequence ATGGCCTTCACCGTGGTCCGGTTCAATCTCGTCGATCCCACAGCCACCCCCGTCACCCTCTCGGCCCGCTACCGCGCCGCCCTGGAGATGGCGGCGTACGCGGACGGGCACGGGCTCGACACCGTCCAGACCGAGGAGCACCACGGGGCGGCGAACTCCTGGCTGCCCTCCCCGTTCACCTTCGCCGGGGCGGTCTTCGGCGCCACCCGGCGGATCGCGGTGACCGTCTCGGCCGTCATCGGGCCGCTGCACGATCCGCTGCGGCTGGCGGAGGACATCGCGGTGCTGGACCTGCTGAGCGCGGGGCGGCTGGTGACGGTCGCGGGGATCGGCTACCGGCCGGAGGAGTACGAGCGGGCGGGCGTGGAGTGGGGGCGGCGCGGCCGGCTCCAGGACGAGCTGCTGGAGACGCTGCTCGCGGCGTGGACCGGGGAGCCGTTCCCGTACCGGGGCCGTACGGTGCGCGTCACCCCGCGTCCGTACACGCGGCCGCATCCGATGCTGCTGGTCGGCGGCAGCTCGCGGGCGGCGGCGCGGCGGGCGGCCCGGCTGGGGCTGCCGCTCTTCCCGAGCGCGCATCTGCCGGAGCTGGAGGCGTACTACCGGGAGCGGTGCGCGGTCCACGGGACGGAGGGCTTCTGCGTGATGCCCGCGGAGCGCACCCCGCTGCTGCACGTCTCCGAGGACCCGGAGCGTGCGTGGGCGCTGTACGGGGAGCACCTGCTGCACGAGGCGCGGACGTACGCCTCCTGGCAGTCGAAGGACATCCGCTCGGCGGTGCGGTCGGCGGCCACGACGGTGGCGGAGCTGCGCGAGGAGGGCGTGTACCGGATCGTCACGCCCGGGGAGCTGGCGGCGCTGGAGGCGGACTCGCTGGTGCTGCATCCGCTCTGCGGCGGGATGCCGGTGGAGGAGGGGTGGCGGAGTCTGCGGCTGTTCTGCGAGGCGGTGGGAGAGCCCGCTGCCCCGGCTCGGGAGTGA
- a CDS encoding sugar porter family MFS transporter: MTTSANGPESGARTAHPDHLGHVIFITAAAAMGGFLFGYDSSVINGAVEAIRDRYDIGSGTLAQVIAIALIGCAIGAATAGRIADRIGRIYCMRIASVLFTASAIGSALPFALWDLAMWRIVGGFAIGMASVIGPAYIAEVSPPAYRGRLGSFQQAAIVIGIAVSQLVNYTVLQIADGDQRGKILGLEAWQWMLGVMVVPAILYGLLSFAIPESPRFLISVGKKAQARKILEEVEGRSVDLDARVAEIETAMHREHKSSFKDLLGNRFFFLPIVWVGIGLSMFQQLVGINVAFYYSATLWQSVGIDPTDSFFYSFTTSIINIIGTVIAMVLVDRVGRRPLALVGSVGMAIALAVEAWAFSADLVDGKLPTTQGAVALIAAHTFVLFFALSWGVVVWVFLGEMFPNRLRAAALGVAVFAQWMANWAITASFPSLADWNLSGTYIIYTCFAVLSIPFVLKFVKETKGKTLEEMG; this comes from the coding sequence GTGACCACTTCAGCGAACGGACCGGAGTCCGGGGCCCGGACGGCCCATCCGGATCACCTCGGCCATGTCATCTTCATCACGGCGGCCGCGGCGATGGGCGGCTTCCTCTTCGGCTACGACAGCTCCGTCATCAACGGGGCCGTCGAAGCCATCCGCGACCGCTACGACATCGGCTCCGGGACGCTCGCCCAGGTCATCGCCATCGCGCTGATCGGCTGTGCGATCGGCGCCGCCACCGCCGGCCGGATCGCGGACCGGATCGGCCGCATCTACTGCATGCGGATCGCCTCGGTCCTCTTCACCGCCAGCGCCATCGGCTCCGCCCTGCCGTTCGCGCTCTGGGACCTGGCGATGTGGCGCATCGTCGGCGGCTTCGCCATCGGCATGGCCTCCGTGATCGGCCCGGCCTACATCGCGGAGGTCTCCCCGCCCGCCTACCGCGGCCGCCTCGGCTCCTTCCAGCAGGCCGCGATCGTCATCGGTATCGCCGTCTCCCAACTGGTCAACTACACCGTCCTCCAGATCGCGGACGGCGACCAGCGCGGCAAGATCCTGGGCCTGGAGGCCTGGCAGTGGATGCTCGGCGTGATGGTCGTCCCGGCCATCCTGTACGGGCTCCTCTCCTTCGCCATCCCCGAGTCCCCGCGCTTCCTCATCTCGGTCGGCAAGAAGGCCCAGGCCCGCAAGATCCTCGAAGAGGTCGAGGGCAGGAGCGTCGACCTCGACGCCCGCGTGGCCGAGATCGAGACCGCCATGCACCGCGAGCACAAGTCGTCCTTCAAGGACCTGCTGGGCAACCGCTTCTTCTTCCTCCCCATCGTCTGGGTCGGTATCGGCCTGTCGATGTTCCAGCAGCTCGTCGGCATCAACGTGGCCTTCTACTACTCGGCCACGCTGTGGCAGTCCGTCGGCATCGACCCGACCGACTCGTTCTTCTACTCGTTCACCACGTCGATCATCAACATCATCGGCACGGTGATCGCGATGGTGCTGGTGGACCGGGTGGGCCGCCGCCCGCTCGCCCTCGTCGGCTCCGTCGGCATGGCGATCGCGCTCGCCGTCGAGGCCTGGGCCTTCTCCGCCGACCTGGTGGACGGCAAGCTGCCCACCACCCAGGGGGCCGTCGCCCTGATCGCCGCCCACACGTTCGTGCTCTTCTTCGCCCTCTCGTGGGGTGTCGTCGTCTGGGTCTTCCTGGGCGAGATGTTCCCCAACCGGCTGCGGGCCGCCGCCCTCGGTGTCGCGGTCTTCGCGCAGTGGATGGCCAACTGGGCGATCACCGCCAGCTTCCCGAGCCTGGCCGACTGGAACCTCTCGGGGACGTACATCATCTACACCTGCTTCGCCGTGCTCTCCATCCCCTTCGTGCTCAAGTTCGTGAAGGAGACCAAGGGCAAGACGCTGGAGGAGATGGGCTGA
- a CDS encoding chromosome segregation SMC family protein, whose product MHLKALTLRGFKSFASATTLRFEPGITCVVGPNGSGKSNVVDALSWVMGEQGAKSLRGGKMEDVIFAGTTGRPPLGRAEVSLTIDNSDGALPIEYAEVTITRIMFRNGGSEYQINGDTCRLLDIQELLSDSGIGREMHVIVGQGQLDSVLHADPMGRRAFIEEAAGVLKHRKRKEKALRKLDAMGANLARVQDLTDELRRQLKPLGRQAAVARRAAVIQADLRDARLRLLADDLVTLRDALRDEIADEAELKKRKEAAEADLKAALAREAELEGEVRRLAPRLQRAQQTWYELSQLAERVRGTISLADARVRSATQPPTEERRGRDPEDLEREAARIREQEAELTAALEAAERALEDTVAHRADLERELAAEERRLKDAARAIADRREGLARLTGQVNAARSRAGSAQAEIDRLAAARDEAQERAVTAQEEYEQLKAEVEGLDADDEELTARHEEAKQALADAQAAHSTARDEATAAERRRAAVAARHEALALGLRRKDGTGALLGARDHLTGLLGPAAELLTVRPGHEIPVAAALGAAADAVAVRDPATAAAAIRILRDRDAGRAAMLLAGGAVEGVGAGHVPGQGGEQVPGAAAQLPVQSGAPGGGTEGEARGGTENGAHRRTETGAGAHGRTESTTTLSAPAVTDLITGPAPLLDAVRRLVRDAVVVATLEDAEALVAAHPGLTAVTGEGDVLSAHFAHGGSAGAPSLLEVQASVDEAAAELAELAVRCDELAEAQRLAGERRKESAALVEELGERRRAAEREKSGVAQQLGRLSGQARAAAGEAERMTASAARAQEALEQAVEEAEELAERLLVAQEAPVEEEPDTSVRDRLAADGANARQTEMEARLQARTHEERVKGLAGRADGLDRAARAEREARARAEQRRARLRHEAAVASAVASGARQLLAHVEVSLVRADQERTSAEAAKGERERELTAERGRGRDLKGELDKLTDSVHRGEVLGAEKRLRIEQLETKALEELGVEPAGLVAEYGPDQPVPPSPAAEGEELPEDPEHPRNLPKAFVRAEQEKRLRSAERAYQQLGKVNPLALEEFSALEERHKFLSEQLEDLKKTRADLLQVIKEVDERVEQVFTEAYRDTAREFEGVFARLFPGGEGRLILTDPDNMLATGVDVEARPPGKKVKRLSLLSGGERSLTAVALLVSIFKARPSPFYVMDEVEAALDDTNLQRLIRIMEELQESSQLIVITHQKRTMEVADALYGVSMQGDGVSKVISQRLR is encoded by the coding sequence GTGCACCTCAAGGCCCTGACCCTGCGTGGTTTCAAATCGTTCGCGTCCGCCACCACCCTGCGGTTCGAACCGGGGATCACCTGTGTCGTCGGCCCCAATGGATCGGGAAAGTCCAATGTGGTGGACGCCCTCTCCTGGGTCATGGGAGAACAGGGCGCCAAATCCCTGCGCGGCGGCAAGATGGAAGACGTGATCTTCGCCGGGACCACCGGGCGGCCCCCGCTCGGCCGCGCCGAAGTGTCGCTGACCATCGACAATTCCGACGGCGCACTGCCCATCGAGTACGCCGAAGTGACGATCACCCGGATCATGTTCCGCAATGGCGGCAGCGAATACCAGATCAACGGCGACACCTGCCGACTGCTGGACATCCAGGAACTCCTCTCCGACTCCGGTATCGGCCGCGAGATGCACGTCATCGTCGGCCAGGGCCAGTTGGACTCCGTCCTGCACGCCGACCCGATGGGCCGCCGGGCCTTCATCGAGGAGGCCGCGGGGGTGCTCAAGCACCGCAAGCGCAAGGAGAAGGCGCTGCGGAAGCTGGACGCGATGGGCGCCAACCTCGCCCGCGTCCAGGACCTCACCGACGAACTCCGCCGCCAGCTCAAGCCGCTCGGCCGGCAGGCCGCCGTCGCCCGTCGCGCCGCCGTCATCCAGGCCGATCTGCGCGACGCCCGCCTCCGGCTCCTCGCCGACGACCTGGTGACCCTGCGGGACGCCCTGCGCGACGAGATCGCCGACGAGGCCGAGCTGAAGAAGCGCAAGGAAGCGGCCGAGGCCGATCTGAAGGCGGCGCTCGCCCGGGAGGCCGAGCTGGAGGGCGAGGTGCGCCGCCTCGCGCCCCGGCTCCAGCGCGCCCAGCAGACCTGGTACGAGCTGTCGCAGCTGGCCGAGCGGGTGCGCGGCACGATCTCGCTGGCCGACGCCCGGGTCAGGAGCGCCACCCAGCCCCCCACCGAGGAGCGCCGGGGCCGCGACCCCGAGGACCTGGAGCGCGAGGCCGCCCGCATCCGCGAGCAGGAGGCGGAGCTGACGGCGGCCCTGGAGGCGGCCGAACGCGCGCTGGAGGACACCGTCGCCCACCGCGCCGACCTGGAGCGCGAGCTGGCCGCCGAGGAGCGCCGGCTCAAGGACGCCGCCCGCGCCATCGCGGACCGCCGCGAGGGGCTGGCCCGGTTGACCGGCCAGGTCAACGCGGCCCGCAGCCGGGCCGGTTCGGCCCAGGCCGAGATCGACCGGCTGGCCGCCGCCCGCGACGAGGCCCAGGAGCGCGCGGTCACCGCCCAGGAGGAGTACGAGCAGCTCAAGGCCGAGGTCGAGGGCCTGGACGCGGACGACGAGGAGCTGACCGCCCGCCACGAGGAGGCCAAGCAGGCCCTGGCCGACGCCCAGGCCGCCCACAGCACGGCCCGCGACGAGGCCACCGCCGCCGAGCGCCGCCGGGCGGCGGTCGCGGCCCGCCACGAGGCGCTCGCCCTGGGGCTCCGGCGCAAGGACGGTACGGGCGCACTGCTCGGTGCCCGCGACCACCTGACGGGACTGCTGGGCCCGGCCGCCGAACTGCTCACCGTCCGGCCCGGCCACGAGATCCCGGTCGCCGCTGCCCTCGGCGCCGCGGCGGACGCGGTGGCGGTACGGGACCCGGCCACGGCCGCCGCGGCGATCCGCATCCTCCGCGACCGGGATGCGGGCCGCGCGGCGATGCTGCTGGCGGGCGGGGCGGTGGAGGGCGTGGGCGCCGGCCACGTACCGGGCCAGGGCGGCGAACAGGTGCCGGGTGCCGCCGCACAACTGCCGGTACAGAGCGGAGCGCCGGGCGGCGGTACGGAAGGCGAAGCGCGGGGCGGTACGGAGAACGGCGCCCACCGCCGTACGGAGACCGGCGCCGGTGCCCACGGCCGTACCGAGAGCACCACCACCCTCTCCGCCCCCGCCGTCACCGACCTGATCACCGGCCCCGCCCCCCTCCTGGACGCCGTGCGCCGGCTCGTGCGGGACGCCGTGGTCGTCGCCACCCTGGAGGACGCCGAGGCGCTCGTCGCCGCGCACCCCGGGCTCACCGCCGTAACCGGTGAAGGGGACGTGCTCTCCGCGCACTTCGCGCACGGCGGGTCCGCCGGGGCGCCAAGTCTGCTGGAGGTGCAGGCCTCCGTGGACGAGGCTGCCGCCGAGCTGGCCGAGCTCGCCGTGCGGTGCGATGAGCTCGCTGAGGCCCAGCGGCTGGCGGGGGAGCGGCGCAAGGAGTCGGCCGCGCTCGTCGAGGAGCTGGGGGAGCGGCGGCGGGCGGCCGAGCGGGAGAAGTCGGGCGTCGCCCAGCAGCTCGGGCGGCTCTCCGGGCAGGCCCGGGCGGCGGCGGGCGAGGCCGAGCGGATGACGGCCTCCGCCGCCCGCGCCCAGGAGGCCCTGGAGCAGGCGGTCGAGGAGGCCGAGGAGCTGGCCGAGCGGCTGCTGGTGGCCCAGGAGGCGCCGGTGGAGGAGGAGCCCGACACTTCCGTACGGGACCGGCTCGCCGCCGACGGGGCCAACGCCCGCCAGACCGAGATGGAGGCCCGGCTCCAGGCCCGTACGCACGAGGAGCGGGTCAAGGGCCTGGCCGGGCGCGCCGACGGGCTGGACCGGGCCGCCCGCGCCGAGCGCGAGGCCCGGGCCCGGGCCGAGCAGCGCCGGGCCCGGCTGCGCCACGAGGCGGCCGTGGCCTCCGCCGTCGCCTCGGGCGCCCGTCAGCTGCTGGCCCACGTCGAGGTCTCCCTCGTACGGGCCGATCAGGAGCGCACGTCGGCCGAGGCCGCCAAGGGCGAGCGGGAGCGCGAGCTGACCGCCGAGCGGGGCCGGGGCCGTGACCTCAAGGGCGAGCTGGACAAGCTCACCGACTCCGTCCACCGGGGCGAGGTGCTCGGCGCCGAGAAGCGGCTGCGCATCGAGCAGCTGGAGACGAAGGCCCTGGAGGAGCTGGGGGTGGAGCCGGCGGGGCTGGTCGCGGAGTACGGACCGGACCAGCCCGTGCCGCCCTCGCCCGCGGCGGAGGGCGAGGAACTGCCGGAGGACCCGGAGCACCCCCGTAACCTGCCGAAGGCCTTCGTCCGGGCCGAACAGGAGAAGCGGCTGCGGTCGGCCGAACGGGCGTACCAGCAACTCGGGAAGGTGAATCCGCTCGCGCTGGAGGAGTTCTCGGCGCTGGAGGAACGGCACAAGTTCCTCTCCGAGCAGCTCGAAGACCTGAAGAAGACCCGGGCCGACCTGCTCCAGGTGATCAAGGAGGTCGACGAGCGGGTCGAGCAGGTGTTCACCGAGGCGTACCGGGACACCGCCCGCGAGTTCGAGGGCGTCTTCGCCCGGCTCTTCCCCGGCGGCGAGGGGCGGCTGATCCTCACCGACCCGGACAACATGCTGGCCACCGGAGTGGACGTCGAGGCGCGCCCGCCGGGCAAGAAGGTGAAGCGGCTCTCGCTGCTCTCGGGCGGCGAGCGGTCCCTGACGGCCGTGGCGTTGCTGGTCTCCATCTTCAAGGCCCGCCCCAGCCCGTTCTATGTGATGGACGAGGTCGAGGCCGCGCTCGACGACACCAACCTGCAGCGGCTGATCCGGATCATGGAGGAGCTGCAGGAGAGCTCCCAGCTGATCGTCATCACCCACCAGAAGCGGACGATGGAGGTCGCCGACGCGCTGTACGGCGTCTCCATGCAGGGTGACGGCGTGTCGAAGGTGATCAGCCAGCGGCTCCGCTGA
- a CDS encoding acylphosphatase, whose amino-acid sequence MNEEARLVVWVRGRVQQVGFRWFTRANALEIGGLVGFALNLDDGRVQVVAEGSRDNCHRLLDWLRSDDTPGRVDGVTEIWDTPRGGYDGFAIR is encoded by the coding sequence ATGAACGAAGAGGCACGGCTGGTCGTCTGGGTACGCGGCCGAGTACAGCAAGTAGGGTTCCGCTGGTTCACCAGGGCAAATGCTTTGGAGATCGGCGGACTCGTGGGCTTTGCACTCAATCTCGACGACGGTCGGGTCCAGGTCGTCGCCGAAGGATCACGTGACAATTGCCACCGTCTGCTGGACTGGCTGCGCTCCGACGACACACCCGGGCGCGTGGACGGAGTCACTGAGATCTGGGACACGCCGCGCGGCGGTTACGACGGATTCGCCATCCGCTGA